In a genomic window of Amyelois transitella isolate CPQ chromosome 29, ilAmyTran1.1, whole genome shotgun sequence:
- the LOC106131020 gene encoding U-scoloptoxin(01)-Cw1a-like — protein sequence MFRIIVFLLAVSATSSQVPYDYYHVLHLPHSPPLHPVLHTAPSTDFTCRGRQRGYYADVHTGCQAYHFCWRQHLVSTDLCANGTLFNEQFQVCDHFYNVRCGSPYEDL from the exons ATGTTTaggattattgtttttttgttgg CGGTGTCGGCCACCTCAAGCCAGGTCCCCTACGACTACTACCACGTGCTGCACCTCCCCCACTCCCCGCCCCTCCACCCGGTGTTGCACACAGCGCCATCTACCGACTTCACGTGTCGCGGCCGTCAGAGAGGGTACTACGCTGATGTGCATACTGGATGTCAG GCGTACCATTTCTGCTGGCGTCAGCATCTAGTCAGCACTGACCTCTGTGCCAACGGAACCCTCTTCAATGAGCAATTTCAa gtaTGTGATCATTTCTACAATGTACGCTGCGGATCTCCTTATGAAGATTTATGA